From Halomarina ordinaria:
GACGCCGACGCCGCCGCCCGGTCGCTGCTCTTTCTGGTCGTCGGCACCGCCTCGGCCGTCGCGGGCGTCCGGGCGACGCGGTGGGCGTGGCGCCCCCCGCGTTAGACGCTCCGTTCGACGACGGCGGCGGCCTCCCGGGCGGCCTGTCGCCAGCCGTACGCCTGCGCGTAGACGTGTCGCTTCGAGTCGACCACCTCGCCGGGACTGGCCTCGTCGAACCCCCCTCGCGCCCACGTCCCGCTCTCCTCCAGCCAGTCGACGACCCGCTCGCGGGTCTCCTGCCACGAGAAGCCGACGCTCCGGTAGTACGCGACCAGCGAGAAGACGGCGTGGTCGTGACAGCCGGGGACGCTCCCGTGTTCGTAGATGGTCTGGAGGGAGTCCTCGGAGGGGACGGCGACCTCCTCCCTGTACTCGGCGG
This genomic window contains:
- a CDS encoding DUF7474 family protein, yielding MPRFRYPCPDCRSTNSLHDPDCRFDGTAWEDIERAYVSILGVLSTGATREGRLREAVDGPWDRVHSAALSRLRHDQRVQETPGGALELLSPAEYREEVAVPSEDSLQTIYEHGSVPGCHDHAVFSLVAYYRSVGFSWQETRERVVDWLEESGTWARGGFDEASPGEVVDSKRHVYAQAYGWRQAAREAAAVVERSV